In Xiphophorus maculatus strain JP 163 A chromosome 18, X_maculatus-5.0-male, whole genome shotgun sequence, a single genomic region encodes these proteins:
- the LOC102218721 gene encoding olfactory receptor 52N2-like — protein sequence MMEPLKENISSHQYFIFSGFSELGALKSFISIPFLILFFVSLFANSLLIYVVISQRSLHSPMYILIACMSFVDMCLPLILIPNLLLNVLFNASGISLSGCLVQMFLIHMLGACQSSLLLWMALDRYFAICRPLSYHDHMSLPRFLRFIIPIMIKDVIMVSLVTILAGKVLYCFSNVINHCFCEHMALVELGCGSTAINSLVGLLGVFVVPIVDFLCITASYIIIFRSVLRSGKSSAKAVHTCVTHIIVIVISLTFVLTAYLAYRMNSLPNAGRLFVSTMYMFLPSCINPIIYGVRTTEIRQNILKLLSSCR from the coding sequence ATGATGGAAccattaaaggaaaacatttcttcacatCAATACTTCATCTTCAGTGGCTTCAGTGAGCTTGGAGCTCTGAAATCCTTCATTTCGATCCCCTTCTtgattctgttctttgtgtctctgtttgCCAACTCCCTGCTGATCTATGTGGTCATTTCACAGAGGAGCCTCCACTCCCCGATGTACATCCTCATCGCCTGCATGTCATTTGTTGATATGTGCCTGCCACTGATTCTCATCCCCAACCTGTTGCTGAACGTCTTGTTCAACGCGAGCGGGATCTCTCTGAGCGGCTGCCTGgttcagatgtttttgattCACATGTTAGGAGCTTGTCAGTCGTCTCTTTTGCTCTGGATGGCGTTGGACCGATACTTTGCCATCTGCAGGCCCCTTTCCTACCATGATCACATGTCTCTACCCAGATTCCTCAGGTTTATTATCCCAATTATGATCAAGGATGTGATCATGGTGTCACTGGTCACAATTCTAGCAGGTAAAGTGTTGTACTGCTTCAGTAACGTGATAAACCACTGCTTCTGTGAACACATGGCCTTGGTGGAGTTGGGTTGTGGCAGCACAGCCATCAACAGTCTGGTTGGGTTATTAGGAGTCTTTGTGGTCCCTATTGTTGATTTCTTGTGCATCACCGCTTCATATATAATCATATTCCGCTCTGTGCTGCGTTCAGGTAAATCCAGTGCTAAAGCTGTACACACCTGTGTCACTCACATCATCGTCATCGTCATCAGTTTGACCTTCGTGCTCACGGCTTACTTGGCTTATCGGATGAACAGTCTCCCAAACGCTGGTCGTCTCTTCGTCAGTACCATGTACATGTTCCTTCCCAGCTGTATAAACCCGATCATCTACGGAGTCAGAACCACTGAGATTCgacaaaatatcttaaaactaCTGTCTTCTTGTCGGTAG
- the LOC106700456 gene encoding olfactory receptor 52N2-like, whose translation MMEPLKENISSHQYFIFSGFSELGALKSFISIPFLILFFVSLFANSLLIYVVISQRSLHSPMYILIACMSFVDMCLPLILIPNLLLNVLFNASGISLSGCLVQMFFVHFSGTCQSTLLLWMALDRYFAICRPLSYHDHMSLPRFLRFVIPLLVRDVVMIVTVVILAGKVLYCFRNVINHCVCEHMALVELGCGSTAINSLVGLLAVFLVTVFDFLCITASYIIIFRSVLRSGKSSAKAVHTCVTHIIVIVISLTFVLTAFLSYRMNSLPNAGRVSVSILYLFLPSCINPIIYGVRTTEIRKHIWRTLSSRTL comes from the coding sequence ATGATGGAAccattaaaggaaaacatttcttcacatCAATACTTCATCTTCAGTGGCTTCAGTGAGCTTGGAGCTCTGAAATCCTTCATTTCGATCCCCTTCCtgattctgttctttgtgtctctgtttgCCAACTCCCTGCTGATCTATGTGGTCATTTCACAGAGGAGCCTCCACTCCCCGATGTACATCCTCATCGCCTGCATGTCATTTGTTGATATGTGCCTGCCACTGATTCTCATCCCCAACCTGTTGCTGAACGTCTTGTTCAATGCGAGCGGGATCTCTCTGAGCGGCTGCCtggttcaaatgttttttgttcatttctcagGAACGTGTCAGTCCACTCTGCTGCTCTGGATGGCGTTGGACCGATACTTTGCCATCTGCAGGCCCCTTTCCTACCATGATCACATGTCTCTACCCAGATTCCTCAGGTTTGTGATTCCTCTTCTGGTCAGGGATGTGGTCATGATCGTGACGGTGGTGATTCTGGCAGGTAAAGTGTTGTACTGCTTCAGGAATGTGATAAACCACTGTGTCTGTGAACACATGGCCTTGGTGGAGTTGGGCTGTGGCAGCACAGCCATCAACAGTCTGGTTGGGTTATTAGCAGTCTTCCTGGTCACTGTGTTTGATTTCTTGTGCATCACCGCTTCATATATAATCATATTCCGCTCTGTGCTGCGTTCAGGTAAATCCAGTGCTAAAGCTGTACACACCTGCGTCACTCACATCATCGTCATCGTCATCAGTTTGACCTTCGTGCTCACGGCTTTCCTGTCGTATCGGATGAACAGCCTTCCAAACGCTGGTCGTGTTTCTGTCAGCATCTTGTACCTGTTTCTGCCGAGCTGTATAAACCCGATCATCTACGGAGTCAGAACCACTGAGATCCGAAAACACATCTGGAGGACGCTGTCATCTCGCACGCTGTGA
- the LOC111612076 gene encoding olfactory receptor 52N2-like, translated as MMEPLKENISSHQYFIFSGFSELGALKSFISIPFLILFFVSLFANSLLIYVVISQRSLHSPMYILIACMSFVDMCLPLILIPNLLLNVLFNASGISLSGCLVQMFFVHFSGTCQSTLLLWMALDRYFAICRPLSYHDHMSLPRFLRFVIPLLVRDVVMIVTVVILAGKVLYCFSNVINHCVCEHMALVELGCGSTAINSLVGLLAVFLVTVFDFLCITASYIIIFRSVLRSGKSSAKAVHTCVTHIIVIVISLTFALTASLSYRMNSLPNAGRVFVSTMYMFLPSCINPIIYGVRTTEIRQNILKMLPSYR; from the coding sequence ATGATGGAAccattaaaggaaaacatttcttcacatCAATACTTCATCTTCAGTGGCTTCAGTGAGCTTGGAGCTCTGAAATCCTTCATTTCGATCCCCTTCTtgattctgttctttgtgtctctgtttgCCAACTCCCTGCTGATCTATGTGGTCATTTCACAGAGGAGCCTCCACTCCCCGATGTACATCCTCATCGCCTGCATGTCATTTGTTGATATGTGCCTGCCACTGATTCTCATCCCCAACCTGTTGCTGAACGTCTTGTTCAATGCGAGCGGGATCTCTCTGAGCGGCTGCCtggttcaaatgttttttgttcatttctcagGAACGTGTCAGTCCACTCTGCTGCTCTGGATGGCGTTGGACCGATACTTTGCCATCTGCAGGCCCCTTTCCTACCATGATCACATGTCTCTACCCAGATTCCTCAGGTTTGTGATTCCTCTTCTGGTCAGGGATGTGGTCATGATCGTGACGGTGGTGATTCTAGCAGGTAAAGTGTTGTACTGCTTCAGTAACGTGATAAACCACTGTGTCTGTGAACACATGGCCTTGGTGGAGTTGGGCTGTGGCAGCACAGCCATCAACAGTCTGGTTGGGTTATTAGCAGTCTTCCTGGTCACTGTGTTTGATTTCTTGTGCATCACCGCTTCATATATAATCATATTCCGCTCTGTGCTGCGTTCAGGTAAATCCAGTGCTAAAGCTGTACACACCTGCGTCACTCACATCATCGTCATCGTCATCAGTTTGACCTTCGCGCTCACGGCTTCCCTGTCGTATCGGATGAACAGCCTTCCAAACGCTGGTCGTGTTTTTGTCAGTACCATGTACATGTTCCTTCCCAGCTGTATAAACCCGATCATCTACGGAGTCAGAACCACTGAGATTCGACAAAATATCCTCAAAATGCTGCCTTCTTATCGGTAG
- the LOC102234294 gene encoding beta-arrestin-1, with protein MGDKGTRVFKKASPNGKLTVYLGKRDFVDHVDLVEPVDGVVLIDPEYLKERKVFVTLTCAFRYGREDLDVLGLTFRKDLFVVNIQAFPPLPEEKKSLTRLQERLIKKLGEHAYPFTFEIPLNLPCSVTLQPGPEDTGKACGVDFEVKAFCAENLEEKIHKRNSVRLVIRKVQYAPEKPGPQPTAETTRQFLMSDKPLHLEASLDKEIYYHGEPISVNVHVTNNTNKTVKKMKISVRQYADICLFNTAQYKCPVAVEESDDVVAPSSTFCKVFTLTPFLANNREKRGLALDGKLKHEDTNLASSTLLREGANREILGIIVSYKVKVKLVVSRGGLLGDLASSDVSVELPFTLMHPKPLEESIYRDAPDEAPIDTNLIEFDTNDDDIIFEDFARQRLIGAKDEKEEEEEPLDSPKPDDR; from the exons ctcACGGTCTACCTGGGGAAGAGAGACTTTGTGGACCATGTGGACCTGGTGGAGCCCGTCG ATGGAGTTGTGTTAATTGACCCAGAATACCTGAAGGAGAGGAAAG TGTTCGTCACGCTGACCTGTGCCTTCCGGTACGGCCGGGAGGACCTGGACGTCCTGGGGCTGACGTTCAGGAAGGACCTGTTCGTGGTGAACATCCAGGCGTTTCCTCCACTgcctgaagagaagaagagtcTGACTCGTCTTCAGGAACGCCTGATTAAAAAACTGGGGGAGCACGCCTACCCCTTCACCTTCGAG ATCCCTCTGAACCTGCCGTGCTCCGTCACCCTGCAGCCGGGACCGGAGGACACCGGGAAG GCGTGCGGAGTCGACTTTGAGGTGAAAGCTTTCTGCGCAGAAAATCTAGAGGAGAAAATCCACAAAAG GAACTCGGTGCGCCTGGTCATCAGGAAGGTTCAGTACGCCCCGGAGAAACCAGGCCCCCAGCCGACGGCCGAGACCACCAGGCAGTTCCTGATGTCGGACAAACCGCTGCACCTGGAGGCGTCGCTGGACAAGGAG ATTTATTACCACGGCGAGCCCATCAGCGTCAACGTTCACGTCACCAACAACACCAACAAGACGGTGAAGAAGATGAAGATCTCAG tgcGGCAGTACGCGGACATCTGCCTGTTCAACACGGCGCAGTACAAATGTCCCGTCGCTGTGGAAGAGTCGGA TGACGTTGTGGCTCCCAGCTCAACGTTCTGCAAAGTTTTCACCCTCACTCCATTCCTGGCCAACAACCGGGAAAAGCGCGGCCTCGCCCTGGACGGAAAACTGAAGCACGAAGACACCAACCTGGCCTCCAGCACTCT CCTGAGAGAAGGAGCCAACAGGGAGATCCTCGGCATCATCGTGTCCTACAAAGTCAAAGTGAAGCTGGTGGTGTCACGAGGCGG gCTTCTCGGAGATCTGGCTTCCAG TGACGTCTCTGTTGAGCTGCCCTTCACATTAATGCACCCGAAGCCGCTGGAGGAGTCCATCTACAGAGACG CTCCAGATGAAGCTCCGATCGACACTAACCTGattgagtttgacacaaa TGACGATGACATCATATTCGAGGACTTCGCCCGCCAGCGGCTCATTGGCGCTAAAGacgagaaggaggaagaggaggaaccCTTGGACTCACCCAAACCCGACGACAGATAG
- the LOC102219252 gene encoding olfactory receptor 52K1-like, with translation MLDAPLTRNLSHSSFRFRCFPELQDRRWILALLFFLCFLSVLLGNSALLYVIRRVARLHSPMYVLVSLLCVVDALLASAILPNMLLNLLFDWSHVSLTGCLIQMFSTYFLSSLESTLLLVMALDRYVAICQPLRYADIMSSSAFLKLLVFALLRSVSIMSALVVLAGSLWFCGSNVIQHCYCDHMALVRLACVSTQRNQAAGLAVIVCFVGVDIPVIFFSYVKIVKVVVRAAAASEERMKALHTCSTHLMVMVCFYLVGTIAFLSGSINIPIATGINTLMGVAYILIPATVNPIIYGVRTKEIRRGLQRMFQISAPKVSSGKRLTSGQEPTSLTLQK, from the coding sequence ATGTTGGACGCTCCACTCACCAGGAACTTGTCCCACTCCAGCTTCCGGTTCAGATGTTTTCCGGAGCTGCAGGACCGCCGCTGGATTCTGGCGCTGCTGTTcttcctctgcttcctgtcGGTGCTGCTGGGAAACTCTGCGCTGCTCTACGTGATCCGCAGGGTGGCGCGCCTGCACAGCCCCATGTACGTCCTGGTGAGCCTGCTGTGCGTGGTGGACGCCCTGCTGGCCTCCGCCATCCTCCCCAACATGCTGCTCAACCTGCTGTTCGACTGGAGCCACGTCTCGCTGACCGGATGTCTCATCCAGATGTTTTCCACGTACTTCCTGTCGTCGCTGGAGTCcacgctgctgctggtgatgGCGCTGGACCGCTACGTCGCCATCTGCCAGCCGCTGCGCTACGCGGACATCATGAGCTCCTCCGCCTTCCTGAAGCTGCTCGTCTTCGCGCTCCTGCGCAGCGTCTCCATCATGTCGGCGCTGGTGGTTCTGGCCGGTTCTCTGTGGTTCTGCGGCTCCAACGTCATCCAGCACTGCTACTGCGACCACATGGCGCTGGTCCGCCTGGCCTGCGTCAGTACGCAGAGGAACCAGGCGGCTGGGCTGGCGGTGATCGTCTGTTTCGTGGGTGTGGACATCCCCGTCATCTTCTTCTCCTACGTGAAGATCGTGAAGGTCGTGGTGAGGGCGGCGGCGGCCAGCGAGGAGCGCATGAAGGCGCTTCACACCTGCAGCACGCACCTGATGGTCATGGTGTGTTTCTACCTGGTGGGCACCATCGCCTTCCTGTCCGGCAGCATCAACATCCCCATAGCAACGGGCATCAACACCCTGATGGGCGTCGCGTACATCCTGATCCCCGCGACGGTCAATCCCATCATCTACGGTGTTCGTACCAAAGAGATCCGCCGAGGCCTTCAGAGGATGTTCCAGATCTCAGCTCCGAAGGTTTCTTCTGGAAAACGACTAACATCCGGTCAGGAGCCCACAAGTCTGACTCTTCAAAAGTAA
- the LOC102218987 gene encoding olfactory receptor 52N2-like → MMEPLKENISLHNYFIFSGFSELGALKSFISIPFLILFFVSLFANSLLIYVVISQRSLHSPMYILIACLSFVDMCLPLILIPNLLLNVLFNASGISLSGCLVQMFLIHMLGACQSALLVWMALDRYFAICRPLSYHDHMSLPRFLRFIIPILIRDVIMVSAVVILAGKVLYCFRNVINHCVCEHMALVELGCGSTAINSLVGLLGVFVVTVVDFLCITASYIIIFHSVLRSGKSSAKAVHTCITHIIVIVIGLAFTLTAFLAYRMNSLPNAGRVFVSIMYLFLPSCINPIIYGVRTTEIRQNILKMLPSYR, encoded by the coding sequence ATGATGGAAccattaaaggaaaatatttcctTGCACAACTACTTCATCTTCAGTGGCTTCAGTGAGCTTGGAGCTCTGAAATCCTTCATTTCGATCCCCTTCTtgattctgttctttgtgtctctgtttgCCAACTCCCTGCTGATCTATGTGGTCATTTCACAGAGGAGCCTCCACTCCCCGATGTACATCCTCATCGCCTGCTTGTCATTTGTTGATATGTGCCTGCCACTGATTCTCATCCCCAACCTGTTGCTGAACGTCTTGTTCAACGCGAGCGGGATCTCTCTGAGCGGCTGCCTGgttcagatgtttttgattCACATGTTAGGAGCTTGTCAGTCGGCTCTTCTGGTCTGGATGGCGTTGGACCGATACTTTGCCATCTGCAGGCCCCTTTCCTACCATGATCACATGTCTCTACCCAGATTCCTCAGGTTTATCATCCCAATTCTCATCAGGGATGTGATCATGGTGTCAGCGGTGGTGATTCTGGCAGGTAAAGTGTTGTACTGCTTCAGGAATGTGATAAACCACTGTGTCTGTGAACACATGGCCTTGGTGGAGTTGGGCTGTGGCAGCACAGCCATCAACAGTCTGGTTGGGTTATTAGGAGTCTTTGTGGTCACTGTAGTTGATTTCTTGTGCATCACCGCTTCATATATAATCATATTCCACTCTGTGCTGCGTTCAGGTAAATCCAGTGCTAAAGCTGTACACACCTGCATCACTCACATCATCGTCATCGTCATCGGTTTGGCCTTTACGCTCACGGCTTTCTTGGCGTATCGGATGAACAGTCTCCCAAACGCTGGTCGTGTTTTTGTCAGCATCATGTACCTGTTTCTTCCCAGCTGTATAAACCCGATCATCTACGGAGTCAGAACCACTGAGATTCGACAAAACATCCTCAAAATGCTGCCTTCTTATCGGTAA